The window GAGCTTGCGGCTCTGCACGGACGCGTCGATCGCCGTGTTGCCGCCGCCGATCACGACCACACGCCGCCCGACCGGCACGTTCTCCAGCCCGTCGGCCTGTCGCACCTGCTCGATGAAGTCGACCGCGTTCATCACGCCGGTCAACTGCTCGCCGTCGATCGCGAGCGTGCGCACGCCGCCCAGCCCCATCGCGAGAAACACCGCGTCATGCCGCTCGCGCAATGCGTCGAGCGTCACGTCGCGGCCGAGCGCGACGCCCGTCTCCAGCGCGATACCGCCGACCGACAGCAACCATTCCACTTCGCGCTGCGCGAAATCGTCGACGGTCTTGTACGCGGCGATGCCGTATTCGTTCAAGCCGCCCGCCTTCGGCCGCGCGTCGAACAGCGTGACGCGATGGCCGGCCAGCGCGAGCCGGTGCGCGCAGGCAAGCCCAGCCGGCCCCGCGCCGACCACCGCGACATGCCGCCCCGTATCGGGCGCACGGGTGAAGCGCACCGCGCCGGTCGCCATCGCCCAGTCGGTCGCGTGCCGCTGCAGCGCGCCGATCGCGACCGGCTGCGCGTCCTGGTGATTGCGCACGCACGCGCCTTCGCACAGGATCTCGGTCGGACACACGCGTGCACACATCCCGCCGAGCGGATTGGCAGACAAGATGTCGGTCGCCGCGCCCTTCAGGTTGCCGTTGCCAATCTTGCGGATGAAGCTCGGGATATCGATCTGCGTCGGGCAAGCCTGCACGCACGGCGCGTCGTAGCAGTAGTGGCAGCGGCTGGCGGCCGCCGCGGCGGCGGTCGGATCGAGCAGCGGCGCGATATCGGCGAATTCGCACGAGAGTTGCGTGGACGTCAGGCGATGCGCGGCGATATCGCCGGTTGGCTTGGTGGTCATACGCGTTCCTTCGACTGAGTGGAGACAAAACCGTCCCCGCCGGCTGTGAACGCACAGTCGGGTCGGCTATATTTTGGAGTGCTACGGTCAGGCGATGAGCCGCCTGCCGGCCGCGCTAGATTCGATCCGTCATGAAGCCGGCTCGCACGCACGCGAGAGCATCGCGTGCAGCAGCACGTTCGCGCCTGCCTCGATCCACGCAGGCGTCGCGTCCTCGATCTCGTTGTGGCTGATGCCGTCGACGCAGGGCACGAACACCATCGACGTCGGCGCGACCTGCGCCAGATAGCACGCGTCGTGTCCCGCACCCGACACGATGTCGCGATGCGAGTAGCCGAAGCGGTCGGCCGCGTCGCGCACGGCCGCCACGCAGGCCGGATCGAACGCGACGGGCTTGTAGTAGAAAATCTGCTCGAGCGCGGTCTCGAGCCCGATCTCGCCCGCGATGCGTGCGACGCCGTCGCGCAGCGCTGCATCCATCTTCGCGAGCACGGCGTCGTCCGGATGACGGAAATCGACGGTGAAGAACACGCGGCCCGGAATCACGTTGCGCGAGTTCGGATGAACCTGCATCATCCCGACCGTCGCGCAACCGAACGGCGCGTGATCGAGGCCGATCCGGTTCACGAGATCGACGACGCGCGACGCGCCGAGCAGCGCGTCGCGGCGGCGCGGCATCGGCGTCGGCCCCGCATGTGCTTCCTGGCCGGTGAACGTGATCTCGTACCAGCGCTGCCCCTGCGCGTCGGTCACCACGCCGATCGTCTTGCACTCCGCTTCGAGAATCGGCCCCTGCTCGATATGCAGCTCGAACGCCGCATGCAGCTTGCGGCCGCCGCATGGCACGTCGCCGGCATAGCCGATGCGCGCCAGCTCCTCGCCGATCGTCTTGCCGTCGACGTCCTTGCGCGACAGCCCGTATTCGAGCGAAAACACCCCCGCGAACACGCCCGACGCGACCATCGCCGGGGCGAAGCGCGAGCCTTCCTCGTTGGTCCAGATCACGACCTCGATCGGATGCTCGGTCTCGATGCCGTAATCGTTCAGACTGCGAATCACCTCGAGGCCGCCCAGCACGCCGTAGATGCCATCGAAGCGGCCGCCCGTCGGCTGCGAATCCGCGTGCGAGCCGGTGACGACCGGCGCCGCGTCGGCCACGCGCCCCGCGCGACGCATGAATACGTTGCCCATCGTATCGACCGTCACCGTGCAGCCGGCCGCCTTCGCCCAACTGACGATCAGGTCGCGGCCGGCCTTGTCGAGATCGGTCAGCGCGAGGCGGCAGACGCCGCCCTTCGGCGTCGCGCCGATCTTCGCCACCTCCATCAGGCTGTCCCACAACCGTCTGCCGTCGATCTTGATCGACGTGTCGAATGCTGCCCGCTTCACTGTTTCCGATACCGTGTCCATTCGTATCGCTCCTGTGGGGTCGGTCATGTCGTGATCCGGTCGGTGCCGGTGCACGCATTGCTGCTGTCGGGGCAAACCCGCACCTGCGAGGTGCAGGTGCGCATCGTTCGTGCGATTCGTCCGATCGATCGGCGGGGGTGCTGGCACTGCGTTCCGCCGCTCGTCGAATCCTGTCCGATTGGACAGGTTTTAGACCATCAAAATGTCCAGCGCAACGTCTTTCTTGCGTGACGTGTTCCAGCGAGAACCGTGCCATCGCATCGCAGCATCGCGCCCGCACGAATGCATCGTGCAGGTGCGTTCGAAGCGGACCTGCGACTAGAATGAAGCCCAACGCGGCACCCATGCCGCGCGAGGGCAACGATGAGACATGATGAAGCGGCCGCCGCAGCCGGCGGCCACGACGAAACGGGCACGCCTTTGCGGCGACGCAAGGCGCACATCCGCGAGTCCAACGAAGCGCATTTGCTGGCCTGCGCGGAAGCCGTGTTCGCGGAGCGCGGGCTCAACGGTGCGAGCACCGCGATGATCGCCGAACGGGCGGGCCTGCCGAAGGCGAACCTGCATTACTACTTCCCGACGAAGCTGGCGTTGTACCGCCGTGTGCTCGACGACCTGTTCGAAGACTGGCATCACGCGGCCGGCTCGTTCGAGGCCGGCGACGATCCGGTCGAGGCGATCGGCAGCTACGTGCGCGCGAAGATGGATCTGTCGCGACGGCGCCCGCTCGGCTCGAAGGTGTGGGCCAACGAGATCATCCACGGCGCCGAGCACATGCAGGACATCCTGTCGGAACGTGTGAAGCCGTGGTTCGACACGCGCGTGCACGTGATCGAAGGCTGGATCGCGCGCGGGCTGCTCGCGCCGATCGACGCGCACGCATTGATGTACCTGATCTGGGCGACCACGCAGCACTATGCGGATTTCGATGCGCAGATCCGCGCGCTGAGCGGCAAGCGTGCGTTCACGCAGAAGGCCTTCGCCGCGAAGACCGAGCACGTCGTGCAGCTCGTGATCCGCGCGTGCGGTGCGGTGTCGCCGGGAGCGAGCGCATAGCGCGATCGCGCATTCCCGGGAAAACAAAACGGGCGACGGGCACCATGCCCGCCGCCCGCGTCGCGAGAGACGGCTTACGTGCCGTCCCCGCGGGTGATGCGTGAACGCGTTCGCGTTACGCGACGCGCTCGATCGCGATCGCCGTCGCCTCGCCGCCGCCGATGCACAGCGATGCGATGCCGCGCTTCAGGCCATACGATTCGAGCGCGGCCAGCAGCGTCACCATCACGCGTGCACCCGATGCGCCGATCGGATGGCCGAGCGCACACGCGCCGCCGTGCACGTTGACCTTGTCGTGCGACAGGTCGAGATCGCGCATCGCGGCCATCACGACCACCGCGAAGGCTTCGTTGATCTCGAACAGGTCGACGTCGCGCAGGTTCCAGCCGATTTTTTCGGACAGCTTGCGAATTGCGCCGATCGGTGCCGTCGCGAACAGGCCCGGCTTGTTCGCGTAGGTCGAATGCCCGACGATCACGGCCTTCGGCGTGAGGCCGAGCCGCTCCGCTTCCGAGCGGCGCATCATCACGAGCGCGGCCGCGCCGTCGGAAATCGATGACGAATTGGCCGCCGTCACCGTGCCGCCTTCGCGGAACGCCGGCTTGAGCGTCGGAATCTTGTCGAGCTTCGCCTTGCCCGGTTGCTCGTCGATCGAGACCACCGCTTCGGTCTTGCCGGCCTTCACGGTCACCGGCGCGACCTCCGACGTGAAGCGCCCTTCCGCGATCGCACGTTGCGCACGCGTCAGCGACGCGATCGCGAACGCATCCTGCTCCTCGCGCGTGAACTGGTAAGCCTGCGCGCAATCTTCCGCGAACGTGCCCATCAGCCGGCCCTTGTCGTATGCGTCCTCGAGCCCATCGAGGAACATGTGGTCGAGCACCTGGCCGTGACCCATGCGCATCCCCGCGCGCGCCTTCGGCAGCAGGTACGGCGCGTTCGTCATGCTCTCCATCCCGCCCGCGACCGCCACGTCCGCCGAGCCGGCCAGCAGCAGGTCGTGCGCGAACATCGCGGCCTTCATCCCGGAGCCGCACATCTTGTTGACCGTGGTCGCGCCCGCGGCCAGCGGCAATCCGGCCTTCAGCGCGGCCTGCCGTGCCGGCGCCTGACCCTGGCCGGCCGGCAGCACGCAGCCGAACACGATTTCATCGATGCGCTCGGCCGGCACGCGCGCGCGCTCGAGCGCCGCGCGGATCGCCGCCGCGCCGAGCTCGCTCGCGCTTGCCCCGGCGAGGTCGCCTTGAAAACCACCCATCGGCGTGCGTGCCGCGCCGACGATTACGATCGGATCCTGTGTCGTCATGATCGAGTTTCTCCAGTTCCAGTTCTAGTTCCAGTTTCAGCGCGGCGCCATGCGCAACGCGCCATCGAGACGGATGACTTCGCCGTTCAGCATCGTGTTCTCGGCGATGTGGCGCACCAGCGCCGCGAATTCGTCGGGGCGGCCGAGCCGCGGCGGGAACGGCACGCTCTTGCCGAGCGCGTCCTGCACGTCCTGCGGCATGCCGGCCATCATCGGCGTCGCGAAGATGCCCGGTGCGATCGTCACCACGCGAATGCCGAACCGCGCGAGTTCGCGCGCGATCGGCAGCGTCATGCCTACCACGCCGCTCTTCGATGCCGCATACGCGGCCTGCCCGATCTGTCCGTCGAACGCCGCGACCGACGCGGTGTTGACGATCACGCCGCGCTCGCCTTGCGCGTCGGCGTCCTGCTTCGACATTACTTCGGCCGCCAGGCGGATCATGTTGAACGTGCCGACCAGGTTGATCGACACCGCGCGCGCGAAGCGCTCGAGCGAATGCGGACCGTCGCGCCCGACGACTTTCTCACCCGGCGCGACGCCCGCGCAGTTCACGAGCACATCGATGCGGCCGAACGCGTCGCGCGCGGCGGCGACGGCAGCTTGCCCGTCGGCTTCGCTCGTCACGTCGGTCTTCACGAAGCATGCGGCCGCACCGAGTTCGTGCGCGAGGCTCGTGCCGGCATCCTCATTGACGTCCAGCAAAACCGCCTTGCTGCCTGCGGCCACCACCATGCGCGCCACCGCGGCGCCGAGGCCCGAACCGGCGCCCGTAATCAGAAAAACGCGATCCTCGATATTCATTCGCACTCCGTATTCAGTCTTCAGGATTGAGCGGTCTTCTCGGCTTCCATCTTGCGCAGAACGAAGCGCTGGATCTTGCCGCTCGGGGTTTTCGGCAGCGCGTCGACGAAGTCGATCGCGCGGGGATACGCGTGAGCCGACAGCCGCCGCTTCACGTGCTGGCTCAGTTCGTCGGCCAGCGCCGGCGTGCCTTCAAAGCCTTTCGACAGCACGACGAACGCCTTGACGATCTCCGTGCGCTCCGGGTCCGGCACGCCTATCACCGCGGCCTCGCTGACGGCCGGATGCTCGATCAGCGCGCTTTCCACGTCGAACGGGCCGATCCGGTAGCCGGACGACGTGATCACGTCGTCCGCGCGGCCGATGAAGCTCACGGTGCCGTCCGGCTCGAGCTCGACGTTGTCGCCGGTCCGGTAGTAGCCGCCCGCGATCGCCGGCGTATCCTGCTGCCAGTAGCCGGTGAACCACAGCAGCGGCGAGCGTGCGATGTCGATGGCGAGGTTGCCGGGCTCACCCGGGCCCAGCTCGCGACCGGCTTCGTCGAGTACCGCGACGCGATAGCCGGGCATCGCGAGACCGGCCGAACCGACATGGACGACGTGCGTGAGCCCGTGATGGTTGTTCACGACCATCCCGAGTTCGGTCTGGCCGTAGTGATCGTGGATCGGCGCGCCGAGCGCCGCGTGGAACCAGCGCACGACTTCCGGATTCAGCGGCTCGCCCGCGCTACTGACGACGCGCAGTTGCCCTTTCAGCCGCGCCGCCACTTCGGTGCCGGCCGCCATCAGCATCCGGTACGCCGTCGGAGAACCGGCGAGGCTCGTGATGCCGAGCCGTTCGATCACGTCGCAGGTGCTGTCGACGGTAAAGCTGCCTTCGTACAGCGTCGTCGCATGGCCGAGCAGCAGCGGGCCCGTGATCGCATAGTAGAGACCGTATGCCCAACCGGGGTCGGCGATGTTCCAGAAGCGGTCGCTGTCGCGCAGGTCCACCGCGTCGCGCATGTACGCGCCGAACGCAAGCAGGGCGCGCAGCGGCACCGGCACGCCCTTCGGCAAACCCGTCGTGCCCGACGTCGACATCATCATGAACAGGTCGGTCCCCTTGCGCAGCACCGGTTCGAACCTGCCCGACTGCGCGTCGAGCGCCGTACGGAAATCGATGTCGCGGGCCGGCAGCGTGTCGCCCGGCTCGCGCACCGTCGCCACCGGCGGGCAATCCACGATTTCGTCGAGCTTCGCGCGATTCGCGATGTTGGTGACGATCAGCCGCGCATCGCTCATGCGCAGCCGGTGCTCGATCGCCTTCGGTCCGAACGCTGTGAAAAGCGGCTGGTAGACGGCCCCCGCGCGCCACGTGCCGAGGATCGTCGCGACGAGTTCGGGTGTGCGCGGCAACAGGCCGGCTACCACATCACCCGGCTTCACACCCTGCTCGACCAGCAGGTTCGCGACGCGCGCCGACAGCGCCTGCATCTGCGCGAACGTGAAGCTGCGATGCCGGCCGCCAGCGTCGATCCAGTCGAGGGCGATCGCGTTCGGGTCCGCCGCCGCATGCCGGTCGCAGCATTCGACGCAGGCGTTCAGGCCCTGCTCCAGGTCGCCGTGCAGATATGCGGTGGCGGTCTCGATACGGAAGCCGGCCACGGCGTCGGCGTAGGCCGGCACCTCCCGGGCAGTTGCTCCATCACGCATGCGTGTCTCCTGTTCGTTATGACCGCCCGGTGAACCGAGGGTATATCGATGATGGTAGACAGCAGTCACATTGCAATCAATGACAAACAGAATCTAGAATCGTGATCGCTTTTGCCATGTCTGGAGGGCATGAAAACATGGGGCCGCAGATGATCTCGCCCGATTTCGTCGAAGATGCGCTCGAGAGCCTGCGCCGGCAACGGATTCCGGCCGGGCCGGTACTGCACGCGGCCGGCCTGCCGGCCGCCGTGCGCGGGCCGGTTACGCCGCAGCAGTATGGCCGGCTGTGGCTGGCAATCGCCAGCGCGATCGACGACGAATTTTTCGGGCTCGCGGCCCGGCCGATGCGGCGGGGCAGCTTCATGCTGCTGTGCCATGCCGTGCTGGATGCGGGCACGCTCGAGAACGCGCTGCGGCGTGCGCTGCAGTTCTTGCGCGTGGTGCTGGACGAGCCGCACGGCGAGCTCGTGGTCGCCGACGGACAGGCGCAGATCGTGCTCAAGCAGGCCGGCGCGCCCTATTCCGCGTTCGCTTACCGGACGTTCTGGCTGATCCTGCTCGGGGTCGCCTGCTGGCTGACCGGCCGGCGCATTCCACTGCAGCGCATCGATTTCGCGTGCCCGTGCCCCGATCACCGCAGCGATTATCACCAGTTCTTCGGGGTACCGGTCCATTTCGACCGGCCCGACAGCCGGCTCGCCTTCAACGCCGCGTATCTCGGGCTGCCGACGATCCGCTCCGCACAAGCATTGAAGACCTTCCTGCGCGGCGCGCCCGGCAATCTGCTGGTCCGCTACCGGCACGACACCGGCTGGGTGGCAAAAACGCGCGCGCACCTGAAGGCACTGCCGGCCGCCGAGTGGCCGGACTTCGACACGCTGGCCGTGCGCCTCGGCACGACGCCCGCGACGCTGCGGCGACGCCTGCGCAGCGAGGGACAGAGCTTCGCGTCGATCAAGGACGAGCTGCGCGGGGCACTGGCGCAGTCGCTGCTGCGCGCGCACAGGCTCAGCGTCGCGGAAATCGCGGCCGAACTCGGCTTCACCGAACCCAGCGCGTTTCATCGCGCGTTCCGGAAATGGACGGGCACGAGCCCGGGCGCGTTTCGGCGGGACGTCAATGTGGGGCAATCGGAGCATTGATGCGCGGCGGGGCCCGGGCGGGCGCGCTGCGGGATCGGTGCGACATGCCGTCGACGCGGGCGGCTACCGGCTTGCTGACTTTCGTCGTGAGCCTGTTTCGTGGGGAACGCGGCTGGTCGCATCGGCTGGTTTTTCGCGTGCGCGGCGCTATCGCGCGATACCGCTCTGGATGCGGACCGACGACCCGACGATGTCGATCTGCCTGGTCATGCTGATCGAGCTTGCCGGCCTCGGTGCGACCTACGCTGTGCGTGCTCAAGTACGTGCTGAGCACGTTGAATGTCGCGGTTGTGTTCTATCCGTCGGTCAACAGCTTCGCGAGGATCGGCATCTGCTGGCTGATGATGGTTCGGCGTCAGACGCTGTCGAAAGCGGAGTAGTCTCTGTCGAATAGCCGTGATGGCGGAATGCGAAGGCCACCGCGGGCCGCTTGGCGAGCACGCGTGGAATCGCGATCCTTCGAACTGATGCGAGGCCCGATATGGATGCAGTTCGTGCAGTCATCGAACCGTATGAAGCCGCACTTCGAGCGGCGATGCTCGCCAACGACGTCGACGCGCTCGACACGTTGCTCGATGACGACCTGATCTTCACGGTTCCGACCGGGCAGGTCATTGCAAAGCACGACGATCTGTCCGTGCATCGTGCGAAGCTGCTGCGCCTCGACGCACTCGATATCCAGGAGATGGGGACGAAGATGATCGGCGAGATGATTCTCACCACGACGAAGGCGATGCTTGCCGGTCGTTTCGACGGCGCCGTATTCCACGGCATGTTCGCCTATACGCGCCTGTGGCGCCGGTCGGGAAGCGACTGGCGTGTGGTTGCAGGACATGCATCGCAGATCGGTTGAACTGAGACATGCCGGCAATCGACGAACTGCGGGATCCAAAGGTGAATCGATGCCGCGAGTGTCGCGCACCGACATGCTCGGCGCGGTGGGAGCTGCGCCAATGAGGGGGAGAAGAGATGCGCCAACGCTGACTCCGCCCCGCGCTGCCATCGCGTTTCCGCCGCGCCAATGCAAAAACCCCCGCCTTTCGGGCGGGGGTTCTTGGCTTAGGGAGCCTGACGATTACCTACTTTCACACGGGAATCCGCACTATCATCGGCGTAGAGTCGTTTCACGGTCCTGTTCGGGATGGGAAGGGGTGGGACCGACTCGCTATGGTCATCAGGCAAAGAGGGTTGTCACGTTGCTTCGCAACGCGACCAATCTGGGAAGAAGCAGTAATTTAGGTTGTGTGTATCACACACGAGAATCCAACTTGTCTCGTCTTGCTACGCAGGTCGCCGGTACTTCAACCGGCGCGCCGCATCGATCAGCTTTGCTGCTCGATGCTCTGCGTGGGATGCTCGTAAGTGCTGAAGCACTAACGATCATCGACACAAGGCAGACTTGTTATAGGATCAAGCCTTACGGGCAATTAGTATCAGTTAGCTGAACGCATTACTGCGCTTACACACCTGACCTATCAACGTCCTGGTCTCGAACGACCCTTCAAGGGGATCTAGTCCCCAGGGATATCTCATCTTAAGGCGAGTTTCCCGCTTAGATGCTTTCAGCGGTTATCTCTTCCGAACATAGCTACCCGGCGATGCCACTGGCGTGACAACCGGTACACCAGAGGTTCGTCCACTCCGGTCCTCTCGTACTAGGAGCAGCCCCCTTCAAATATCCAACGCCCACGGCAGATAGGGACCAAACTGTCTCACGACGTTTTAAACCCAGCTCACGTACCTCTTTAAATGGCGAACAGCCATACCCTTGGGACCGGCTACAGCCCCAGGATGAGATGAGCCGACATCGAGGTGCCAAACACCGCCGTCGATATGAACTCTTGGGCGGTATCAGCCTGTTATCCCCAGAGTACCTTTTATCCGTTGAGCGATGGCCCTTCCATACAGAACCACCGGATCACTATGACCTGCTTTCGCACCTGCTCGACTTGTCGGTCTCGCAGTTAAGCACGCTTATGCCATTGCACTATCAGCACGATTTCCGACCGTACCTAGCGTACCTTCGTACTCCTCCGTTACGCTTTGGGAGGAGACCGCCCCAGTCAAACTGCCTACCATGCACTGTCCCCGACCCGGATCACGGGCCAAGGTTAGAACCTCAAACAAACCAGGGTGGTATTTCAAGGACGGCTCCACCGAAACTAGCGTTCCGGCTTCATAGCCTCCCACCTATCCTACACAGATCGGTTCAAAGTCCAATGCAAAGCTACAGTAAAGGTTCATGGGGTCTTTCCGTCTAGCCGCGGGTAGATTGCATCATCACAAACACTTCAACTTCGCTGAGTCTCGGGAGGAGACAGTGTGGCCATCGTTACGCCATTCGTGCAGGTCGGAACTTACCCGACAAGGAATTTCGCTACCTTAGGACCGTTATAGTTACGGCCGCCGTTTACCGGGACTTCAATCAAGAGCTTGCACCCCATCATTTAATCTTCCGGCACCGGGCAGGCGTCACACCCTATACGTCCACTTTCGTGTTTGCAGAGTGCTGTGTTTTTATTAAACAGTCGCAGCCACCAGTTTATTGCAACCCCTTCACCCTCTGCGCGCAGGCGCATCAAGCTACAAGGGCGTACCTTATCCCGAAGTTACGGTACCAATTTGCCGAGTTCCTTCTCCCGAGTTCTCTCAAGCGCCTTAGAATACTCATCTCGCCCACCTGTGTCGGTTTGCGGTACGGTCATCGTTAGACTGAAGCTTAGAGGCTTTTCTTGGAACCACTTCCAATTGCTTCGCTCCCGAGGGAGCTCGCGCCACACCCTTGAATTACGCACCCGGATTTGCCTAAGTGCCTTCTCCAATGCAGCGACCGGGACTTCCAACACCCGGACAACCTTCCGCGATCCGTCCCCCCATCGCATCTAACAATGGTGCAGGAATATTGACCTGCTTCCCATCAGCTACGCATTTCTGCCTCGCCTTAGGGGCCGACTCACCCTACGCCGATGAACGTTGCGTAGGAAACCTTGGGCTTACGGCGAGGGGGCCTTTCACCCCCTTTATCGCTACTCATGTCAGCATTCGCACTTCCGATACCTCCAGCACGCTTTTCAACGCACCTTCGCAGGCTTACGGAACGCTCTCCTACCATGCGAGCATAGCTCGCATCCGCAGCTTCGGTATATAGCTTAGCCCCGTTACATCTTCCGCGCAGGACGACTCGATCAGTGAGCTATTACGCTTTCTTTAAAGGGTGGCTGCTTCTAAGCCAACCTCCTGACTGTTTTAGCCTTCCCACTTCGTTTCCCACTTAGCTATATTTGGGGACCTTAGCTGGCGGTCTGGGTTGTTTCCCTCTTGACACCGGACGTTAGCACCCGATGTCTGTCTCCCGTGATTGCACTCTTCGGTATTCGGAGTTTGCTATGGCGGGGTAATCTGCAATAGACCCCCCAACCATGACAGTGCTCTACCCCCGAAGGTGAGACACGAGGCACTACCTAAATAGTTTTCGGAGAGAACCAGCTATTTCCAAGTTTGTTTAGCCTTTCACCCCTATCCACAGCTCATCCCCTAACTTTTCAACGTTAGTGGGTTCGGACCTCCAGTACGTGTTACCGCACCTTCATCCTGGCCATGGATAGATCACTTGGTTTCGGGTCTACGCCCAGCAACTGAACGCCCTATTCGGACTCGCTTTCGCTACGCCTGCCCTATACGGTTAAGCTTGCTACTGAACGTAAGTCGCTGACCCATTATACAAAAGGTACGCCGTCACCCCTTACGAGGCTCCGACTGTTTGTATGCATGCGGTTTCAGGATCTATTTCACTCCCCTCCCGGGGTTCTTTTCGCCTTTCCCTCACGGTACTGGTTCACTATCGGTCGATCACGAGTATTTAGCCTTGGAGGATGGTCCCCCCATCTTCAGACAGGATTTCACGTGTCCCGCCCTACTTGTCGTACACTTAGTTCTTTCATACTGTTTTCGCCTACAGGGCTATCACCTGCTATGGCCGCACTTTCCAGAGCGTTCGGCTAACAATACAAATAAAGAGTACAAGGCTCATCCCATTTCGCTCGCCACTACTTTGGGAATCTCGGTTGATTTCTTTTCCTGCGGTTACTTAGATGTTTCAGTTCACCGCGTTCGCTTCGCATGGCCTATGTATTCAGCCATGGATACTCCAAAAGGAGTGGGTTTCCCCATTCGGACATCTACGGATCAAAGCTCGTTTGCCAGCTCCCCGTAGCTTTTCGCAGGCTACCGCGTCCTTCATCGCCTGTGATCGCCAAGGCATCCACCACATGCACTTGTTCGCTTGACCCTATAACGAGTCTGTCTCATCGACAGTCGCTACAGGTTGAGTTCTCGCGTTGTGCCGTATTCCAATTGAGTCAAACATAGAGTTCGAATCATCTTGAGATACATCGATACAATCACAACCCGGATAGTTTCCACGTCCATCTCAAGACGCTTCCGCTATCCAAATTACTTACTTCTTCCAGATTGTTAAAGAACGACAGCCGATATCTGTTGATATCACTCTGACTGGCTCAATCGCCAATGCAAAATTCTCGGTTCAGTGTCTGAACCAAGCCCTTAGCGTTGGTGATTGGTGGAGGCAGACGGGATCGAACCGACGACCCCCTGCTTGCAAAGCAGGTGCTCTCCCAGCTGAGCTATGCCCCCATGTACAGATGACCTCAGGTTTCAGCCTAGCGGTAGAGGTACTCGTAAGCGCTGAAGCGCTAACGACCACCGACACGTCAGACAATGGTGGGTCTGGTTGGATTCGAACCAACGACCCCCGCCTTATCAAGACGGTGCTCTAACCGACTGAGCTACAGACCCCTGAGTCTGTCTTTAATTTACAGCCGATAAGCGTGAGCGCTCAATTTTGCGAGAAGCTCTGGAAAGGAGGTGATCCAGCCGCACCTTCCGATACGGCTACCTTGTTACGACTTCACCCCAGTCATGAATCCTACCGTGGTGACCGTCCTCCTTGCGGTTAGACTAGCCACTTCTGGTAAAACCCACTCCCATGGTGTGACGGGCGGTGTGTACAAGACCCGGGAACGTATTCACCGCGGCATGCTGATCCGCGATTACTAGCGATTCCAGCTTCATGCACTCGAGTTGCAGAGTGCAATCCGGACTACGATCGGTTTTCTGGGATTAGCTCCCCCTCGCGGGTTGGCAACCCTCTGTTCCGACCATTGTATGACGTGTGAAGCCCTACCCATAAGGGCCATGAGGACTTGACGTCATCCCCACCTTCCTCCGGTTTGTCACCGGCAGTCTCCTTAGAGTGCTCTTGCGTAGCAACTAAGGACAAGGGTTGCGCTCGTTGCGGGACTTAACCCAACATCTCACGACACGAGCTGACGACAGCCATGCAGCACCTGTGCGCCGGTTCTCTTTCGAGCACTCCCACCTCTCAGCAGGATTCCGACCATGTCAAGGGTAGGTAAGGTTTTTCGCGTTGCATCGAATTAATCCACATCATCCACCGCTTGTGCGGGTCCCCGTCAATTCCTTTGAGTTTTAATCTTGCGACCGTACTCCCCAGGCGGTCAACTTCACGCGTTAGCTACGTTACTAAGGAAATGAATCCCCAACAACTAGTTGACATCGTTTAGGGCGTGGACTACCAGGGTATCTAATCCTGTTTGC is drawn from Burkholderia ambifaria AMMD and contains these coding sequences:
- a CDS encoding acyl-CoA synthetase, with protein sequence MRDGATAREVPAYADAVAGFRIETATAYLHGDLEQGLNACVECCDRHAAADPNAIALDWIDAGGRHRSFTFAQMQALSARVANLLVEQGVKPGDVVAGLLPRTPELVATILGTWRAGAVYQPLFTAFGPKAIEHRLRMSDARLIVTNIANRAKLDEIVDCPPVATVREPGDTLPARDIDFRTALDAQSGRFEPVLRKGTDLFMMMSTSGTTGLPKGVPVPLRALLAFGAYMRDAVDLRDSDRFWNIADPGWAYGLYYAITGPLLLGHATTLYEGSFTVDSTCDVIERLGITSLAGSPTAYRMLMAAGTEVAARLKGQLRVVSSAGEPLNPEVVRWFHAALGAPIHDHYGQTELGMVVNNHHGLTHVVHVGSAGLAMPGYRVAVLDEAGRELGPGEPGNLAIDIARSPLLWFTGYWQQDTPAIAGGYYRTGDNVELEPDGTVSFIGRADDVITSSGYRIGPFDVESALIEHPAVSEAAVIGVPDPERTEIVKAFVVLSKGFEGTPALADELSQHVKRRLSAHAYPRAIDFVDALPKTPSGKIQRFVLRKMEAEKTAQS
- a CDS encoding AraC family transcriptional regulator — its product is MGPQMISPDFVEDALESLRRQRIPAGPVLHAAGLPAAVRGPVTPQQYGRLWLAIASAIDDEFFGLAARPMRRGSFMLLCHAVLDAGTLENALRRALQFLRVVLDEPHGELVVADGQAQIVLKQAGAPYSAFAYRTFWLILLGVACWLTGRRIPLQRIDFACPCPDHRSDYHQFFGVPVHFDRPDSRLAFNAAYLGLPTIRSAQALKTFLRGAPGNLLVRYRHDTGWVAKTRAHLKALPAAEWPDFDTLAVRLGTTPATLRRRLRSEGQSFASIKDELRGALAQSLLRAHRLSVAEIAAELGFTEPSAFHRAFRKWTGTSPGAFRRDVNVGQSEH
- a CDS encoding nuclear transport factor 2 family protein produces the protein MDAVRAVIEPYEAALRAAMLANDVDALDTLLDDDLIFTVPTGQVIAKHDDLSVHRAKLLRLDALDIQEMGTKMIGEMILTTTKAMLAGRFDGAVFHGMFAYTRLWRRSGSDWRVVAGHASQIG